From Pelotomaculum schinkii, one genomic window encodes:
- a CDS encoding AbrB family transcriptional regulator — translation MLLRFVETLLLSLTGGLLFRLLHLPLPWLLGPLTASMIWNLIAKRNLFWPIELRNSGLIILGYMLGSSFTVEAGLQIIKQLPAMTFATSSIILFSLLVGYITYRRTGISLATAIIGSVPGGLTQMVVLSEEIADTDLTVVTFMQTLRLLSTVFIVPFVVIHGLAGDGHQTVAANVPAVYNSVIHTPWNALLFAGVVLLAAWAAVRLNLPTPFLLGPLIGAAALVLTGFQAPDTPSFLVFISQLCIGTYLGLTINPTSLENWKKLVPYAIGGSISVVFFSLGVGYLLTRLHSLDLISAFLGTSPGGMGEMGLTAVLVRANVSLVTAYQMFRLLFILFVIPFILKWRFGSVLLKRKSV, via the coding sequence ATGTTGTTGCGATTTGTGGAAACATTGTTGCTTTCTCTAACCGGCGGGCTGCTATTCCGCCTGTTGCACTTGCCCTTACCGTGGTTGTTAGGGCCTTTAACAGCCTCCATGATTTGGAACCTGATTGCCAAAAGAAACTTATTTTGGCCAATAGAACTTCGCAACTCCGGGCTGATCATCCTTGGTTATATGCTGGGTAGTTCGTTCACCGTTGAGGCAGGCCTGCAAATCATCAAACAACTTCCCGCCATGACGTTTGCGACCTCGTCAATAATCCTGTTTAGTCTCTTAGTCGGATATATTACCTACCGCCGTACGGGGATAAGCCTTGCAACCGCCATAATTGGGAGTGTTCCCGGCGGACTGACACAGATGGTGGTCTTAAGTGAAGAGATTGCGGATACGGATCTAACGGTTGTCACTTTTATGCAGACCCTGCGCTTGCTGTCGACGGTTTTTATTGTACCCTTCGTTGTCATCCACGGGTTGGCCGGGGACGGCCATCAGACCGTTGCCGCCAATGTTCCAGCAGTTTACAACAGCGTAATCCATACACCCTGGAATGCCTTATTATTTGCCGGCGTGGTCCTCCTTGCCGCGTGGGCTGCGGTAAGGCTCAACCTGCCCACCCCTTTCCTGCTGGGGCCTCTGATTGGCGCCGCCGCATTGGTCCTCACCGGTTTCCAGGCGCCGGACACACCGTCGTTCCTTGTTTTTATCTCACAGCTATGTATCGGTACGTATCTGGGGCTAACCATCAACCCGACCAGTCTTGAAAATTGGAAAAAGCTGGTGCCATACGCCATTGGAGGGAGTATCTCGGTGGTATTCTTCTCCCTGGGAGTTGGTTACCTGTTGACGCGCCTGCACTCTTTAGATTTAATAAGCGCTTTCCTGGGCACGTCTCCCGGCGGTATGGGGGAAATGGGATTAACGGCGGTCCTGGTCCGTGCCAATGTCTCCCTGGTGACCGCGTATCAAATGTTCCGCCTCTTATTTATCCTATTTGTCATACCCTTCATATTAAAGTGGCGTTTCGGGAGCGTTCTATTAAAAAGAAAAAGTGTTTGA
- a CDS encoding ABC transporter substrate-binding protein — protein MVIEKKSRLTFKAACCVLVALVVAVLLQGCGKAEPIASGSGFPMTVTDDLGRQVTINKAPQRIVSLVPATTETLFALGLGDKLVGVTEYCDYPAEALAKPKIGGFSTPNSELIVAAQPDLVLATNIHKEYIPLLEKAGLTVVATNPLNLAQVVETIKLIGRITGAATEADNLASDMEQRINMVHAKVRDLPDDKKPDVFFEIWPDPLTTGGAKSFINSLIVTAGGKNIAGDVDQDWVTFSPEMVLSHNPQVIIFCYHGASLLTAEQIKGRIGWEKVEAIKNNRVEFLPDQDIVTRTGPRVVESLELVAKSIHPELFDKQL, from the coding sequence ATGGTGATAGAAAAAAAGAGCAGGTTGACTTTTAAAGCTGCCTGTTGTGTTTTGGTGGCGCTGGTTGTGGCGGTTTTGCTGCAGGGCTGCGGGAAGGCTGAACCTATTGCAAGCGGTTCTGGTTTCCCCATGACCGTAACTGATGACCTGGGCAGGCAGGTGACTATCAACAAGGCGCCGCAACGGATCGTCTCACTTGTTCCCGCCACTACTGAGACCCTTTTTGCCCTGGGTTTGGGGGATAAGCTGGTAGGGGTTACTGAATATTGTGATTACCCGGCCGAAGCCCTGGCCAAGCCCAAAATCGGTGGCTTCAGTACTCCCAACTCGGAGTTGATCGTAGCCGCGCAGCCGGACCTGGTCCTGGCGACGAATATTCATAAAGAATATATCCCCCTGTTGGAAAAGGCCGGCCTGACCGTGGTTGCCACCAATCCTTTGAACCTTGCGCAGGTGGTGGAAACAATCAAGCTTATCGGGCGGATCACCGGCGCGGCCACTGAGGCGGACAACCTGGCCTCAGACATGGAGCAGCGGATTAATATGGTCCACGCCAAGGTAAGGGACCTGCCTGATGATAAGAAACCTGATGTCTTTTTTGAAATATGGCCCGATCCACTCACTACGGGCGGCGCCAAAAGTTTTATCAACAGTCTGATCGTCACGGCGGGCGGTAAGAATATCGCCGGCGACGTAGATCAGGACTGGGTGACCTTTAGTCCTGAGATGGTTCTGTCACACAATCCGCAAGTAATCATCTTTTGTTACCACGGCGCCTCACTACTGACGGCAGAGCAAATAAAAGGACGGATTGGCTGGGAAAAGGTCGAAGCGATCAAAAATAACCGGGTGGAATTCCTGCCAGATCAAGACATTGTTACGCGCACTGGACCGCGCGTGGTGGAAAGCCTTGAACTTGTGGCCAAGTCCATTCATCCGGAGCTTTTTGACAAACAGTTATAA
- a CDS encoding TetR/AcrR family transcriptional regulator, with protein MSKFNENEKEQIRQCLLTKGKELFIQYGLSKTSIDDLVQACGISKGSFYKFFTSKEELFYVILQNQEEISNRLIGEHLRKNLPPKELISSFFHMAFQMADENPLLQQWFEDGEHERIIRKLPKHLVDDFAQDNDKKGIVFVQALIERGVLKEQDPEVINGVMRAIMMLRLYKEKFGSDLFPKIMDVIIDYISEGLTKPV; from the coding sequence ATGTCTAAATTCAATGAAAATGAAAAGGAACAAATAAGGCAGTGCCTCTTGACCAAAGGTAAAGAGCTTTTTATTCAGTATGGCCTCTCTAAGACGAGTATCGACGACCTGGTGCAGGCCTGTGGGATTAGCAAGGGTTCTTTTTATAAATTTTTCACCTCAAAAGAAGAACTCTTTTATGTGATCCTGCAAAACCAGGAAGAGATTTCAAACCGGTTAATAGGGGAGCACCTGCGGAAAAATCTGCCCCCCAAGGAATTGATCTCTTCCTTCTTTCATATGGCTTTTCAAATGGCCGATGAAAACCCTTTGCTGCAGCAGTGGTTTGAAGATGGCGAACATGAACGCATTATCCGTAAATTACCCAAGCATCTTGTTGATGACTTTGCGCAGGATAATGATAAAAAGGGGATTGTTTTCGTTCAGGCTTTAATCGAGCGGGGTGTACTGAAAGAACAAGATCCGGAAGTGATTAACGGGGTCATGCGTGCCATTATGATGCTTCGCTTGTACAAGGAGAAGTTTGGCAGTGATTTGTTCCCTAAAATTATGGACGTAATTATCGATTATATTTCGGAGGGATTAACGAAGCCTGTTTAG
- a CDS encoding MBL fold metallo-hydrolase: MRKPFKIFHRVYMVGGPEITDERDCCVYLVDGGDELALVDAGVGDSCGAILENIRSLGLDPALLKYVVATHGHIDHIGGLRYFQSKGAKVVCHELERGAVAEGRSELTGARYYGVKYQPVTVDVVLSGECPDLFVGDVALYCPFTPGHTPGGISPYLDLKGTRILFGQDIHGPFDPSWGSDMDQWRKSMQRLLELKADILCEGHFGVYKPASQVKSNIEYYLKQY, encoded by the coding sequence ATGCGGAAGCCTTTTAAAATCTTTCATCGTGTCTACATGGTTGGGGGGCCGGAGATAACCGATGAGCGAGATTGCTGTGTATACCTGGTGGATGGAGGGGACGAGCTTGCTCTGGTGGACGCCGGGGTTGGCGACTCATGCGGAGCAATTTTAGAAAATATCCGGAGCCTTGGCCTTGACCCTGCATTATTAAAGTATGTGGTGGCTACCCACGGGCATATTGACCACATCGGGGGGCTTCGTTACTTTCAGTCTAAGGGAGCAAAAGTGGTGTGCCATGAGCTGGAAAGAGGGGCTGTTGCCGAAGGCAGGTCCGAACTGACGGGGGCAAGGTACTACGGTGTAAAATATCAGCCGGTAACGGTTGATGTAGTACTGAGTGGTGAATGTCCGGACCTGTTCGTGGGGGATGTGGCGCTCTATTGTCCCTTCACTCCCGGGCATACCCCCGGTGGAATCAGCCCGTATCTGGATTTAAAAGGAACCAGGATTTTATTTGGCCAGGACATTCACGGCCCCTTTGACCCGTCCTGGGGGTCGGATATGGATCAGTGGAGAAAATCAATGCAGAGGCTTCTTGAACTGAAAGCCGACATCCTTTGCGAAGGGCATTTCGGTGTATACAAACCGGCTTCCCAGGTAAAAAGCAACATCGAATATTATCTCAAGCAGTATTAA
- a CDS encoding bile acid:sodium symporter family protein: protein MLEIFARCNSWLSQHMFFVVLSALLFGFTSPLPQAPLLNTIAVVLFAYMTFVTALETNYKSFFHVLTRPWVTLWMLLLIHGVMPLVAWLIGLLFYPQSELTRLGFLIGASVPIGVTSVIWTSITRGDVSQALVAVTADTLISPLLLPVFILLVAGQTVHVYYGQMMMELLLMVTIPSFLGMAVNAWTHGSLAGFTRSAGGFTSKLALFGVILINASAIAPEINWNSSLLKMLLTILFISVSGYYLGYAGSYALKERRRDTVATMVYNVGMRNISFGSVLAVTYFPPAVAIPVTLAMLYQQPLAAVVSYLFHRFDRLSMTKGRTKGRG, encoded by the coding sequence ATGCTGGAAATATTTGCCCGTTGTAACAGCTGGCTGTCACAGCACATGTTTTTTGTGGTGCTGTCCGCCCTGCTGTTCGGCTTCACTTCACCCTTACCGCAGGCGCCGCTTTTGAACACAATAGCAGTGGTCCTGTTTGCCTATATGACTTTCGTCACTGCCCTGGAAACCAACTACAAAAGCTTTTTCCACGTGCTTACCAGACCCTGGGTCACCCTCTGGATGCTGTTGCTGATTCACGGTGTAATGCCCCTGGTGGCATGGCTGATCGGGCTGTTGTTCTACCCGCAAAGCGAATTAACGCGCCTGGGCTTTTTAATCGGAGCGTCCGTCCCGATAGGAGTTACTTCCGTCATCTGGACCTCGATAACAAGGGGGGATGTGTCCCAAGCCCTGGTAGCAGTTACTGCGGATACACTGATCAGCCCCTTATTGCTGCCTGTGTTTATCTTACTGGTGGCCGGGCAAACGGTGCACGTTTATTACGGCCAGATGATGATGGAGCTGTTATTGATGGTGACTATCCCCAGTTTTCTGGGTATGGCGGTAAATGCTTGGACTCACGGCAGTCTGGCCGGATTTACCCGTTCTGCCGGGGGTTTCACTTCCAAACTGGCTCTCTTCGGGGTGATCTTAATTAACGCCAGCGCCATAGCTCCCGAAATCAACTGGAATTCATCGCTGCTAAAAATGCTCCTGACCATCCTGTTCATATCGGTAAGCGGCTACTACCTTGGTTACGCGGGCTCATACGCCTTAAAGGAGCGTCGCAGGGACACGGTGGCCACCATGGTCTACAACGTGGGTATGCGCAACATCAGTTTCGGTTCGGTGCTGGCGGTAACATATTTCCCGCCCGCCGTTGCAATTCCGGTAACCCTGGCCATGCTCTATCAGCAACCCCTGGCTGCCGTGGTATCATATTTGTTCCACCGTTTCGACCGCCTTAGTATGACAAAGGGACGGACAAAGGGACGGGGTTGA
- a CDS encoding adenosylcobinamide amidohydrolase, whose translation MTPEEQTTVEYLLPESGRWISPGLGLRAMLGPQTIFVDAGAPWVSISSAVVGGGLGPKRYFVNRQVEPGYHTAHPADEAASFLADTFPEYHASDSGQWLALMTAARVSDACWVRLSKQGCQALVIVSAGVSNACAAGITPDCLLDTVTPNPGTINIMAFLSHALSPGALVNAVQTATEAKTQTLRELGIKCPDTGAYASGTTTDALVIAGAAQTPAAPYAGPGTLAGYLLARGVRQGLSQALRRYLTRAAEESDRT comes from the coding sequence TTGACGCCTGAAGAGCAAACTACCGTTGAATACCTGCTTCCTGAGTCCGGGCGGTGGATTAGCCCCGGGCTTGGCCTGCGCGCCATGTTGGGACCTCAAACTATCTTCGTTGACGCCGGGGCGCCTTGGGTCAGTATCAGTTCCGCGGTAGTCGGTGGCGGCCTGGGGCCAAAACGGTATTTTGTCAACCGGCAGGTTGAGCCCGGTTACCACACTGCCCACCCGGCGGATGAGGCGGCGTCTTTTTTGGCTGACACGTTTCCAGAATACCATGCCTCGGATAGCGGGCAGTGGTTGGCGCTTATGACTGCGGCTCGGGTCAGTGACGCTTGTTGGGTACGGCTTTCAAAACAGGGATGTCAAGCGCTGGTGATAGTTTCTGCCGGTGTCAGTAATGCCTGCGCCGCAGGCATTACGCCGGATTGCCTGCTGGACACTGTGACCCCAAACCCGGGAACGATTAACATCATGGCTTTTTTGTCCCATGCCCTGTCGCCCGGCGCCCTGGTCAACGCCGTGCAGACAGCAACGGAAGCGAAGACCCAAACGCTGCGCGAACTCGGGATTAAATGCCCGGACACCGGCGCCTACGCCAGCGGGACGACCACTGACGCGCTGGTGATTGCCGGGGCCGCTCAAACACCGGCCGCACCTTATGCCGGACCAGGGACCCTGGCGGGTTACCTGCTCGCGCGCGGGGTCCGCCAGGGGTTGTCGCAGGCATTGCGCCGCTACCTGACGAGGGCGGCCGAAGAATCTGACAGGACATAA
- a CDS encoding DUF2087 domain-containing protein — translation MKISDRFWSASPEELKKGYIEEEAQYICLICGKKIEKGMIYPGEGILYEAGRYIRVHIEEAHGSVFEYLVQLDKRITGLTDHQKSLLQLFYQGKSDGEVQKEMGIGSASTIRNHRFVLKEKERQAKVFLALMELLKDKNKRSPGYLPPHKTAGMIDDRYNITQEEREKVLKTYFPEGTDGLLKTLDMKEKNKLIVLREMTKRFEDEKFYNEKEVNEILKTAHEDFVTLRRYLIEYGFIDRKPDGSRYWLKEGLPEMEEENMDRKKELKQQYKEMKTQGGVFQIRNLKNQKVFVDSIPNLKMKTGKLMLLRSGGYKNRQLQEDWNQFGEDAFVFEVLEVLEEKSDGFFDKADELKKLKTKWIEKLQPFGERGYNQPDKRK, via the coding sequence ATGAAAATATCAGATCGGTTTTGGAGTGCTTCACCGGAGGAGCTCAAAAAGGGATATATAGAAGAAGAGGCTCAATATATATGCCTTATCTGTGGTAAAAAGATTGAGAAGGGGATGATCTACCCCGGGGAAGGCATACTGTATGAAGCAGGGAGGTACATCCGTGTTCATATAGAGGAGGCCCATGGCTCGGTGTTTGAGTATCTGGTTCAGCTGGACAAACGAATCACCGGTCTTACCGATCACCAGAAAAGCCTTCTGCAGCTTTTTTATCAAGGGAAAAGCGATGGAGAAGTTCAAAAGGAAATGGGCATCGGCAGCGCTTCCACCATCCGCAATCACCGTTTTGTATTAAAGGAGAAAGAACGCCAGGCAAAAGTATTTCTGGCTTTGATGGAACTCTTGAAGGATAAGAATAAGCGTTCACCGGGCTATTTACCTCCACATAAAACGGCCGGGATGATCGATGACCGTTACAATATTACGCAGGAAGAACGCGAGAAAGTCCTTAAGACGTACTTTCCGGAAGGTACGGATGGTCTATTGAAGACTTTGGACATGAAAGAAAAAAACAAACTGATTGTCCTCAGGGAAATGACCAAGAGATTCGAAGATGAAAAATTTTACAATGAGAAAGAGGTTAACGAAATACTCAAAACTGCCCATGAGGATTTTGTAACTTTACGCAGGTATTTAATCGAGTATGGATTTATCGACAGAAAACCGGACGGGAGCCGGTATTGGTTAAAAGAGGGTTTACCTGAGATGGAGGAAGAGAATATGGATCGTAAAAAAGAATTGAAGCAACAATATAAGGAAATGAAAACCCAGGGCGGGGTTTTTCAGATCAGAAACCTAAAGAATCAGAAGGTGTTTGTGGATTCCATACCCAACCTGAAAATGAAGACTGGAAAGCTCATGTTGCTGCGTAGTGGAGGATATAAAAACAGACAGCTTCAAGAGGATTGGAATCAATTTGGAGAAGATGCCTTTGTGTTTGAAGTGCTTGAGGTGTTGGAAGAAAAGTCGGACGGCTTCTTCGATAAAGCGGATGAGTTGAAAAAGCTGAAGACAAAGTGGATTGAAAAGCTGCAGCCATTTGGCGAGCGCGGCTATAACCAACCAGATAAAAGAAAATAA
- the abc-f gene encoding ribosomal protection-like ABC-F family protein, with amino-acid sequence MSLLVLENIVKEYRNQCVLNGVSLRVERGERVALVGPNGAGKTTLLNIAMGLEHSDRGSAVTARNIKVGHLSQDLKDIETTDNKTDTALHYEKVYRLERKLRELEKQMDEQSKNSGSSLYKSLLDEYAKLITRYEAMDGYTVETKIRKILLGLGLRQETLSTPLNRMSGGERMRVAIARILLEEPDLLILDEPTNHLDIQSTEWFESFLKNFKGGILFVSHDRYFLDRVATRVAELEKGSISVRSGNYSNYLAHKKQLSQFVANEQRRLRWTIRNTNEIVQGLKSKGKSKASKSREKEIKKLNDELRKSLGALKKQEHLRKADGPKIRFKKIRHVSKEIAWADNLRKSFGDVTLFSGASFHIRGGERVGIIGPNGCGKTTLVNLLLGNDQNYEGLLRLGGWVKYSYMGQEVLFENDQLTMLQLILSKREIQEREARDYLARFQFYGDEVDKSIQVLSGGERVRLYLACVMLEDADCLILDEPTNHLDMPARDAVEAALKEFKGTIIAVTHDRYYLTHCVGKIFEIENGKITTYEGNYDFYKKVKYGIDEENTEKKESKPAERSSKNTINKKPAVTKSESLEKQRQEIEDQIMDLEDKIKEMEALFDISTPREKYNEYGELLNEVERLYSKWNALI; translated from the coding sequence ATGAGTCTGTTAGTGCTTGAGAATATCGTCAAAGAATATAGAAATCAATGCGTATTAAATGGTGTGAGCTTAAGGGTTGAAAGAGGAGAGCGGGTGGCGCTGGTAGGTCCTAACGGGGCCGGTAAAACCACGCTGCTTAATATTGCCATGGGGCTTGAGCATAGTGATAGAGGAAGCGCCGTCACAGCACGTAATATCAAGGTGGGACATCTCAGTCAGGATTTAAAGGATATTGAAACCACTGATAATAAAACAGATACCGCTCTTCATTATGAAAAAGTTTATAGACTGGAGAGAAAGCTCAGGGAACTGGAAAAACAAATGGACGAACAGAGCAAAAACTCAGGCTCGTCTTTGTATAAGAGTTTATTGGATGAGTATGCAAAACTGATTACCAGGTACGAGGCCATGGATGGGTATACAGTTGAAACGAAAATAAGGAAAATACTGCTTGGCCTTGGCCTGCGCCAGGAGACTCTCAGTACTCCGCTCAACAGGATGAGCGGAGGAGAAAGAATGCGTGTCGCGATTGCCCGGATTCTTTTAGAGGAACCGGACCTTTTGATACTTGACGAGCCTACCAATCATCTTGATATCCAATCAACTGAATGGTTTGAAAGCTTTCTTAAAAATTTTAAAGGCGGCATACTCTTCGTATCCCATGATCGTTATTTTCTTGATCGGGTAGCAACAAGAGTCGCTGAGCTTGAAAAAGGCAGCATTTCCGTGAGAAGCGGCAACTATTCGAACTATCTTGCGCATAAAAAACAGTTGAGCCAGTTTGTAGCAAATGAGCAAAGACGCTTAAGATGGACGATAAGAAACACGAATGAAATAGTGCAGGGGCTTAAGAGCAAGGGCAAGTCAAAGGCATCAAAGAGCAGGGAAAAGGAGATCAAAAAGCTTAATGACGAGCTGCGCAAAAGCCTTGGAGCGCTGAAAAAACAGGAGCATCTGCGCAAGGCAGACGGCCCAAAAATTAGATTTAAAAAAATAAGGCATGTCAGCAAGGAAATCGCGTGGGCCGACAACTTGAGGAAATCCTTTGGAGACGTAACCCTGTTCTCAGGCGCCAGCTTTCACATCAGAGGCGGGGAAAGGGTAGGTATAATCGGCCCCAATGGATGCGGTAAGACAACACTTGTCAATTTGCTGCTTGGCAATGACCAGAACTATGAAGGCTTACTGAGGCTTGGCGGATGGGTCAAATACTCCTACATGGGACAGGAAGTATTATTTGAAAATGATCAGCTGACAATGCTTCAGCTTATATTATCCAAAAGGGAAATTCAAGAGAGGGAAGCCAGGGACTACCTGGCGCGGTTTCAATTTTATGGTGATGAGGTTGATAAAAGCATACAGGTTTTAAGCGGTGGAGAACGTGTAAGGCTTTATCTTGCATGTGTAATGCTTGAGGATGCAGACTGCCTGATCCTTGATGAACCTACAAACCATCTTGACATGCCGGCCAGGGATGCGGTTGAAGCCGCGTTAAAGGAATTTAAGGGCACCATTATAGCAGTTACCCACGACAGATACTACCTGACGCATTGTGTCGGAAAAATATTTGAAATCGAAAATGGAAAGATAACTACCTACGAAGGCAACTATGATTTCTACAAAAAGGTCAAATACGGCATTGATGAGGAGAATACCGAAAAGAAAGAGTCTAAACCGGCTGAACGCTCAAGCAAAAATACTATCAACAAAAAACCTGCCGTCACTAAAAGCGAAAGCCTGGAAAAGCAAAGGCAGGAAATTGAGGATCAAATTATGGATCTTGAGGATAAGATCAAAGAGATGGAAGCCCTATTTGATATATCAACCCCCAGGGAAAAGTATAATGAATATGGTGAATTATTGAATGAAGTCGAACGGCTTTATAGTAAGTGGAATGCCCTGATATAG
- a CDS encoding FecCD family ABC transporter permease → MDPQGRVWRWRAINSALLLVLGVTVILCTTIGPAPISPGDVLLMLLRKAPVLGSCIPRGDWPDSFETIVLQMRLARVCLAVLVGAGLAASGVVLQGLLQNPMGDPYILGISSGAALGATAAMLFGLGASALGIYTIPVFAFLGAAVTAILVYGLARVGNRAPMSTLLLAGIAVGSFLSALTSYAMITSGENIHQVIFWLMGGLAGRGWDYVLVLLPYSVVSFTLMYVFARHLNVMLLGEEPAQHLGIDVERLKQIMLGAATLAAASAVAVSGVIGFVGLIIPHAVRLLVGPDHRVLLPASILTGAIFLVAADALARVAAAPEEIPVGVITALCGGPFFIYLLRKKGSAGF, encoded by the coding sequence TTGGATCCTCAGGGTCGGGTTTGGCGTTGGAGGGCTATCAACAGCGCCTTGCTGCTGGTATTGGGCGTAACCGTCATCCTGTGCACGACCATCGGCCCGGCGCCGATCAGCCCCGGTGATGTTTTGTTGATGCTTCTGCGCAAGGCCCCCGTGTTGGGCAGCTGCATTCCCCGTGGGGATTGGCCGGATAGCTTTGAAACGATTGTCCTTCAGATGAGACTGGCGCGGGTGTGTCTTGCAGTGCTGGTTGGCGCCGGGCTTGCCGCTTCCGGGGTGGTGCTCCAGGGACTCCTGCAAAACCCCATGGGAGACCCTTATATCCTCGGCATTTCCTCCGGCGCCGCCCTGGGCGCCACGGCAGCGATGCTTTTTGGCCTGGGAGCCAGTGCCCTGGGGATCTATACAATTCCTGTTTTCGCTTTTCTGGGAGCGGCGGTGACAGCTATATTAGTATACGGATTGGCCAGGGTGGGGAACCGGGCGCCGATGTCAACCCTGCTCCTGGCCGGCATCGCGGTGGGCTCGTTTCTTTCGGCTTTGACCTCATACGCAATGATCACGAGCGGCGAGAATATTCACCAGGTCATCTTTTGGCTGATGGGGGGCCTTGCCGGCCGCGGCTGGGACTACGTTCTGGTTTTGTTGCCCTACTCTGTGGTCAGTTTTACCCTGATGTACGTCTTTGCCCGGCACTTGAACGTGATGCTCCTGGGAGAGGAACCCGCGCAACACCTGGGGATAGATGTGGAGCGCCTGAAACAAATCATGCTGGGAGCCGCGACTTTGGCGGCGGCGTCCGCTGTGGCCGTCAGCGGCGTGATCGGTTTTGTGGGCCTGATCATCCCCCATGCCGTTCGTCTTCTGGTAGGACCCGACCACCGTGTACTCCTCCCCGCGTCTATTCTCACCGGCGCTATATTTTTGGTCGCCGCAGACGCTCTGGCCCGCGTGGCTGCGGCTCCTGAAGAAATACCGGTAGGCGTTATTACGGCATTGTGCGGGGGGCCCTTTTTTATTTACCTGTTGCGTAAAAAAGGATCTGCCGGGTTTTGA
- a CDS encoding heme ABC transporter ATP-binding protein: MAVTLRIIDLACSYGATRVLDGLTFSFARGSFTGIIGPNGSGKSTLLRSISRVLKPTGGAVLLDDRDLYELHAREVAKKMAVVPQETAVNFSFTVEEIIMMGRSPHLGRFQGESEKDFALVNRVMELTNTRHLARRPITAISGGERQRVIVAKALAQEPEIILLDEPTSHLDINHQVEILNLLKRLNREEHATVVVVFHDLNLAGQYCDSLLLMQKGRIYIMGKPEKVLTVDHIKEVYGTSVIIRKHPVTGRPAVMLLARGLQGAAAEGKRVHVVCGGGAGASLLEQLANCGYDVTAGVLNTGDIDWETARSLELKTVEEAPFSSITERSHKENLELIKNADVCVMASIPFGRGNIKNLEAVILALDWGKPVLLMEEQKIEERDYTGGQAVLLYNELKNKGAVVNQDATAILETLSLLK; encoded by the coding sequence GTGGCGGTAACCCTAAGAATAATCGATCTCGCATGTTCCTACGGCGCAACCAGGGTTCTGGACGGTTTGACCTTTTCATTTGCCAGAGGAAGTTTTACCGGGATCATTGGTCCCAACGGCTCCGGCAAGTCGACCCTTTTACGCTCCATCAGCCGTGTGCTTAAACCTACCGGTGGCGCCGTGTTGCTGGATGATCGGGACCTTTACGAGCTTCATGCCCGTGAAGTGGCCAAAAAAATGGCCGTGGTGCCCCAGGAAACGGCAGTTAATTTTTCTTTTACCGTCGAAGAAATAATCATGATGGGCCGGTCACCTCACCTGGGCCGCTTTCAGGGGGAAAGTGAAAAAGATTTTGCGCTGGTCAACCGTGTGATGGAACTGACCAACACGCGTCACCTGGCCCGCCGGCCGATCACCGCCATCAGCGGCGGCGAGCGGCAAAGGGTAATTGTAGCCAAGGCTTTGGCCCAGGAACCGGAAATAATTTTGCTGGACGAACCCACTTCCCACCTGGACATCAACCACCAGGTCGAAATCTTGAATCTGCTAAAGCGGTTGAACCGGGAGGAACATGCAACCGTTGTGGTGGTCTTCCACGACTTAAACCTGGCCGGCCAGTACTGCGACAGCTTGCTCCTGATGCAAAAAGGCCGGATTTATATTATGGGGAAACCGGAAAAAGTATTAACAGTTGATCACATCAAAGAAGTCTACGGGACAAGCGTTATAATCAGAAAGCACCCTGTCACCGGCCGGCCTGCCGTTATGCTTCTGGCCCGGGGCCTGCAGGGCGCCGCAGCGGAGGGTAAGCGGGTTCACGTGGTTTGCGGCGGCGGGGCTGGCGCGTCTCTGCTTGAGCAGTTGGCAAACTGTGGTTACGATGTGACAGCCGGCGTGCTCAACACCGGCGATATTGATTGGGAAACGGCCAGGTCTTTAGAGCTGAAGACGGTGGAAGAAGCTCCTTTCAGTTCGATCACAGAACGAAGCCATAAAGAGAACCTGGAGCTTATTAAAAATGCAGATGTCTGTGTCATGGCCAGCATTCCCTTTGGCCGTGGCAATATCAAGAACCTGGAAGCGGTTATACTTGCCCTTGACTGGGGTAAACCGGTGCTTTTGATGGAGGAACAAAAAATTGAGGAGCGGGATTACACCGGAGGCCAGGCCGTGCTGCTCTACAACGAGCTGAAGAACAAAGGCGCGGTTGTTAACCAGGATGCGACGGCTATTCTTGAAACGCTTTCCTTGTTAAAGTAA